The stretch of DNA ccCAGAGTTTGTAAGATAGTACATATTATAATTACGTTCATCACAGAGAAAACAGTACTTTTTTGCCTTGACATCTTTTTGTTTAACATCAAACAACTTAAacgtggggtgggggggtggaggtggagggggattTTAAAGACATGTCGGTGCTCAGTGATGTTTGTAAATGCTCCATGTCTTACTGTGTGGcacaaaacaaaccaaataaaaacacagtACTCAATGGCATCTGTCAGACGCCTAGTACAGGTACTGTCAGTGGCCTTGCTCTGCATTCAAGAGTATGTCAGATGTTGCGTAGATACAGGGCAAGAGCCATTAATATTTCTTTACAAGGAGATGGTCTTTTTTCAGTTGTTTCAGGCCTGAATGTGTGGTGCTAGGAAACACTAGCCTTGAATGATTATGCATATCTTCCCATACTAAACAGAGAGAAGGGGGCAGTGAAAGCCTTAACATGCAGGAggtgagtgggggtgggggggttagagTGTTCAAGGGGGAACACAGAATAGGAGTCAGTAACAGTGGCAAAAAGATCTGACCATCTTGactaaacacacagaaacaagggCAAACAGGTGGGCTGTGGCCATCCCATCATATTGTATACGATCCAGGGGACCTCAGTCCCCATGCGCTTTAACACAAGAGCCCTCTCTGCTTGGACAATAAGGGAAGTAAACTGTGCACAACGCTGGGCCAAAGGCACAACACTGGACAAACAaatatgcatgcacgcacgcaaaaatgcacacacacacacacacacacagacgtcagGGCACTGACACAGAACCCTACAGTTCAGCCAAAAACACTGCACTCCCTGTCACCCCTACACAAACACTCTACACGGGAGGAGAGAAAACATCAACAAACCTGAAATCTGATACCAAAAGAACTACGGAGAGCTGAAAACCAAAAAACAAGGAGTGTGACTGAACAATAACAGACAAGTCCAAGTTTCATTTTGGTGCTATCGGATACAACCCATCGGCCGCTTCACTGACTGAGAAAGAAAACACGGGAATTGAAACGATCCCAAAAACATATGAAATGGTATGACGTCTCAGTCCACTGTTCTGCAGACCAGAGTGGCCTTGAAGAAGCCTGATAGTGGGGGTGAGTTAAGTGAAATGATATGTGTGcagattattattatattataaccTGCTTTCCAGCTTCAGGGGCCACTTCAGCCTGAACTGGTTTTGTTCTAGTATGGACATAGACTTCCTATAAAGAGATCCCCTGTTCAGGCCATGACATTTCAGTTCTGTGTAAAAACGGCACAAGAAAATAAGACAATGGGGGGTTTCAGTACAAACAGAAACAAGAGAAACCTGGAGCAGGATCAAACGACAGGGATAACGGTGAGAACTCCTCTGCTAGGTGAGAAACGATATGTCGAGAACCAAAATATTCATATCTTCACATCTAAAAACAGGCTTAAAATGACTGGGTAAACAAGGCAAGATGAAAGGTGCCACAAGGTTGAAGAAGCTTATTTTTGTCACAGAATGTGTCGACGAGAGATACAAGACAAACTCACACCTTCATGAGTAACTGTTGGGTGTGCGGGGATACGCTGCCTGTTCTCCCACTATACATAGAATAACTCATTTTGATACACATTAATATGACCACTATGGTACAGATATCAACAGTTACGTTGCATTCAATCTTTTACACtgtatgtatatttatgtgttATCAATAATATCATTTTCTTGTTATAATAAATCTCACATGCCTCACAATTGcacatatttttgtttttccGGTTGTTTCCGTGTGATTCACTCAGTGCCATACTGAAATGTCCAGGGGTGATGTGGTTTTTAAGCGGACGACGTCGTCACTGGAGACGTCTGATGCTGACCTGAGTGAAGGAGAAACATGAGACGCTTCCTTCTTGTTTTCTtccgctctctctttttcatggTCGACGTTGAAGAGTGTCCAGCAGCACAAGGAGGGACCGCCGACAAGGAGGCATCTCCCCCTTGGTGGGTTTTCTTTTTCCAGGGCGAAGTAAAGAAGTAAAAGTCCCTCGAAAGCCTTTTCGTCTGTGGGACAGACGGCTGTGTGTTTGCTAGTGTGTGGGGCAGTCGGTCATCCGTGTCCATGCCCGTCCTCAGGAGGACGTAATGGTGTTGGTGAAAAAGGGGGTGCGGGGGTGGAGGAAGGGAATGGCAGTGGAGAGTAGAGGCAAGGGGTGTGTCAAGGGGTGAAGGGCACTCGCTATAttatcacatgtatcacatgtTCGTCCTCcatcccagacacacacacgcgcgcacacacacacgcacgcacgcacacacacacacacacacagggccacacTCGACACCAGAGGAAGTGGTGGTAGAATATGTCAGTTATATCCACTTTGTCATGTCTGGTGAGAGTGAAGCCGTGTAGCTTGTGATACAAACGATACGTAATCTTTGTACTGGAACCGTTTTATGTACTTTGCTTGGACTGAGATGGATTCAGCTAGCGGTCACATATCGATcaacgtttgtttgtttgtctgtgtgtgtgtgcgtgcgcgtgtgtggagGATATCTGCCTGTGAATACATATGTTtgcgtgcatgtacatgtgtgtgtgtgtgtgtgtgtgtgtgtacatgagtatATGTGTACATACGTGTGCGCTTAGTGGTGTTTagtgctgatggtggtggtaacTAATGTCAGCAGATGTTGCAGCACTGCAGAGAGGGGGGGCATAGCTCAGCCCCACCACGGAAAGGCACAAGGgggtggacgtgtgtgtgtgtgtgtgtgtgtgtgtgtgtgtgtgtgtgtgtgtgtgtgtgtgtgtgagtgtgtgtgtgaaagtatgCGTGtaagggggagggagggtgtAGAGGAGGCCTTAGGGCATGCATGGAGGCAGGGAGAACTAATGGCCCACCAGAGGGGCAAcgtgatggtggtggggggaggggggggggggggggtgcctacACGTCACTCCTCACATCCGAGAGCCCCTCTCTTGGAGAATCTGTACAAGGAAAGGTAAGTAAACACAGTCAAATTCAGTCCAAATACAGTGCATAAAGTCTCCCTTGGTTGATGGAATGCAAGATGCATGAATCAGATCGCAGGCAGAACACAGTCTCTACTGAGGGAGCAAATAAGATcacttttgttttgtctttcacAGTTTATCACCCTTTCACCACCACGTCTCACTCTTGGTAAACTAGATTCAATCAGTCCTCGATTCTGAAGAAAGGTTGTTGATATCTGAGCTCAATAGTCAATCAAATTCCCCTCATGAAGAAATGTGTTGCTGGCTGCAGTAGTGATCCAAAGCACTTTGTTTATTTCCCCATTTACAGTCGGGACTGTGCACAAGCAgtcttatttttcatttttagaaTTCCACTGAATTTGATGAAATGTGTGAAGGATTATAATCATGGTCTGCAGCTTTAGCCACAGATtataaagcccccccccccccccccccaccaccacaatgCCCATGTGTGAGCTCACCTTAGCCTTCTCCGTAGGTTCGATGACAATGCCATTGGTAGAGTTATTGAGTTCGCGCGACACCACACACAGGAACTCTGCCTGGTCCTCGTTGCCATAGTTGTAGGATGAGCCGATGCTTATGAGCTGGGAAAAGGGAAAAAGACACATTTGCAGACGTGTgaagtgaagaagagagagagagagagagagagagagagagagagagagagagagagagagagagagagagagagagagagagagagagagagaaaggaaaaacaCTCGCCCAGAGAAAAGAACAAGCGAAAGTCTGTATATGCGCCGTCATCACAAATACTTGGGTGTTCCAGATGAACGATAGTTTCATGCTTAAGACATCAGAGAAACAAGATCTAATCTCacggttttcactctgacattcATTTCCAATGTAGTGACTCAACCAGCAGATGCCAACAAAGTGCAATCTACACCAGCTATACACAGCAACTATAATTTAAACAACAATGTCTGGCATCACACTGCCTGATTATACTCTGCAGTGGAATTGCCATGCTGTCTGACCTCACTCCACAGCAGATTTCCTCAGTCTACAGCCATGAAAGTAGCCATATTTGACATTATAATTCCTTCTGCATGGAGGGGGTTGGAACCCTGCATAAAACTCACACAATCTTATTTTGTTGAGTTTCATTTTAAGCGAAGAAAATAATACACACGCATTTTTTACGGAATATTATTGCAAGGTGTAAACAGCAATTTCCTTAGATCACTTGGCCATCATTGTCATTCAAAACACAATTAAATACTCCATGCAGCCTCCCTGACCCAAGTGAAGTCTTAAGGTCCACACGTGAAGGACACCTCTCAATCCTTTTCTTTTACTGATAACTTCTCAGTCCCacacaatgaatttgaagttCAGCGACACATTCTACCTCCCATCTGTTGATTTCCAATCACATGATCCATAGCGACAGTGACAAATGACTGCATTATACCTAAAAAACATGTAATCTCTGACTGAGGCCCAGGTTCATTTAACTTCAGACGTAGAAGGCACCTGTTTAAACCGGCATTTTCAACAGTGATGTGCAtttaaaaaaattgtgtaatcatTGTAGTCTACTCTTTGATACTTAAAGTAAAATATTAACTCAGTATAATTTTAATATAACTTGTTTGCCTTAAAGAATTTTCTTGATTTAAACATTCTTTATGGTCAGAGAGTGAGGACATGTGAGATCATTACTAGGTAATCTAGTTTACCTCTCCGCCTGCCACAGCACTACCCAGGTCAGAGGTCGACAGAGGGATGTGCCCTTTTGGCAAAGGACATTCTGTGATGAGGGGGACCCTTACCTGTTCAAACTTCCAGCCGTCTGACATGGTGGAGACCATCTGAGTCAGCTCTTCCTCTTGACACTGCAGCACCCTGTACACATGCTTCACGGGGCCCTGAGAAAAAGCCAACCAgtggccccacacacacacacacacacacacacacacacacacacacacacacacacacacacacacacacacacacacacacacacacacacacacacacacagtgacaggaTTGAATGAAATATTCATACGACAGCAAAAACGTGGCTACATCTAGTGACTCACTGTTGAATATCTTTAAAATCACTCACCAAATTACAATTAATAATTTCAACtaagtaaaacaaacaaacagtaacTGAGGCAAATAAAAATGgttatttgaaaacaaaatctAATACTTTTCCAGCCCACTACCACACACTAATTCACTAACTAGACTGATCTCATTGTCATAAATACCCATAAAATATCAGTCATACCGGTACCAAAAATACCCTGTGAGGAACAAGAATAGCCTGCTGTGCACCTGTGACGTCCTGTTCTCGTTGTCTCGTATCCTCTCCTTGACCAGTCTCACCAGGGATGCAATGTTATAGAACTCGGCCTCCTCCAGCACACCTGCAAGAGCCACCGCTACAGCTTAGACACTCCCCTCAAGCTCTCAGGTGAGTTACCTAAGGTAAACCCACCACGGCTGCCAGTAATTACAGTCAtttgcctgccccccccccccgctactTATCGTCACACAGGCCCGTGTTTATCTTGGGAGTATAGTTACAGCACCGGATCACTGGGCTCACCTTCCTCCGCCAGGTTCTTGTTGATGATCAGCTTTCCGTGCCGTAGGTAATTCAAGATGGGGCCAAAGTATGTTGGGTCCCTGTCTATTAGGTAGGCTCCTGTCTCATCCTAAATGGAGAGAGGATAGCAGTGTTCAGTAGACAGTAGAGCCATTTACCCACACCATTCCCATCAATTATTGGTTTCTCCTTAGgcctagtttttttttacaggctactggacacacACTGCATGGGAGTTTGGGAGTATTATAAGTTGTGGAACATAAGGTATACCTCACAGGTCCATGCATACATTAAAGAACAGTTGCATTATTTACAACAATGTGAaaatattaattgaattaaattaGGCAGTGTTTAAGTTGCCAACATATTTCCAGAGGCACGGAGTAACATGCCCATTGAAATAAAATTCGCCATGTATACTTGTAAAATTAGTTGTACTAGAAACTCAACAGGAAAGCTGGCTCTCAAACTTACCTTGTCAGAGTCCAAATCTGGATCGTCTTGGCATAATCGAGAGAGGAACGATTTAGGTTCTCTACACAATGTCTGTTTTGTAGTGACAAAGTAGGTTCCACCGACATTAAGCCTGACCCATCGGGACCCCGGTTTCTCTGACTGATCTGACGGAGAAGTAGGGCTACTCTTCATGGGAAACCCAAACACTGCTCTGGAACTGGACACCCCTGGACTGGACATGCCGCTCCGAGGGGGAATCACGAGAGTGGGCGAGGGGAGCCTTACCGAGCCGCGAATTTCACGGTGTTCTGATTGTTCTAAGATGCCAGTCCCACTTGGCTCCACAACGTGTAACTCCGCCATACTTCTGAGATATAAAAAGTCACAGTTTCGCACGGCAGGACACGAATTATTCTCTTCCACAAAATTGTAAACAGAGGCTAGCTAACTGGCTGTCGTTTCCTTTACAAGGTGGCAGTTCGTGGGGCGTTGCTGCACGCATCAGAttagatttgcaccaaatagcaTACACAGGGCCGAATTTGAGATATGTAAATACCACAAGTACGAGGCGGCATTGCTTAAAAACCTTACAAAGACTAAATTAATCTCTCTTGTTTATTCAAACGACCTATATATGGCCATAAACATTACGGGAAGAAGAACGCTCATAATCATTTCCAGGTCAGGATTTGGTAATCATTTCACAGTAAAAGTCCTTTAcaacagcacagctgcaaatgaGTTAACCTGTAGTTATTTTGAATCTCAAGACAtttgtattattgttgtttCTATTAGCCTAccttttttgtttatgtaacaaAATAGTTGAATATTTTCCCCATGCCCAtatgaaaacaatgttgttattGTATCCTGTTCCAACACTATGATTGCTAATATTGCATAGCCTAATTGCATTCTGATGCAGTACAATTTTGAGTAGATTGCATATTGCATTTACTGCATAATTGTATCTTGTATAGCTCCAACACAATTTGGAGCTGTAATGCCATAATGGTGTAGGATAACAATAAAGGCCCAAACCTCTGTCATTTTCATGTTAGGATTTTATTATTGTAAAACAAAATTAGAAACACAAGGAAATAGAAATGAGCATCATAGACTTCCTGTGCCTAATgatctatttattttttacatgtcttttcgCACACTTTCAATACATCAAATTCAATAAGAGGTTTCTGATCTAGCATTTTACTCTAATAATTTAATTTGAACTGACCTGATCTAGCATTTTATTCtaataatttaatttgaatCCATCATGTACTGTAGGCGCACAGTATATTCCAGCCGTGTGAACTTTAGTGCAAAAAACAGATCGACTGAAGCGCCATCTTGTGGTCCCAACTGTCATTTCTCTGTAGAGTTCAAATCAACAATGACTGCATCACAGATCTCCTTTCTACCACCCACTAGGTGGCACTGGTGCATGCAGCCCCATGTTCTCCATTGCAAGTTGCAAGTCCTTCAGTAAGCTGTGGAGAGGAGCCACCACGCTACTGATGTGCTGCTCCACCCACTCGTCTACGGTGGCCTGGGGGTACAGCTGGACCATCTCCTGCTTCACTTCCTCCACTTTGGGTTCCACAGCCTGGAGCAACCTTTTGGCAGGGGAAGTGAGAAAAGGCTCAACTGGTCAGTATGCAGAAGGCAGATGCCAAAACTATTTATCAAAACAACTGGTCAGCATCTGGCCCACCAAATAGATGTACTGTAAATCAGCAGTGCTGTTCCAGTGACATGCATGTGTCGTTAAAGTTAAAAGTTAAAGTTcactgatatttagcagacacttttattcaaAGTGACACAGACTTGCAATACCGGGGATCGAACCCGTGTTGACCGACTGTCAGTCTGTATGTCGTGCTTGTGGAATAAACCATTAATTAAGTTATGAGCATTTTGCTAATTATTTGAAAATAATCGCAAACTatatttatgatggattactaAATTAGACTAGGCTGGTTAGCACCAGACCTTATCTTAATTAAAATGAGACAGTGAGTCTGGACAAGGTTCATTCACCTCCCATTTCCGACAGTCACCAACAGACGTCATCAAAATACCTCtgcaattggatagacctaaaaCCAATCAGAGATTAAGAAgatgacatactgtatgctgCAGAGCAACGGAAAAAAACATCTCAACAAACTGCTTTGAGGTCATCATGTTAAGCCCCATTCAACGGTTGTGATTGGTGTCCAGGTTTTAGTAACATTAGAAATGGGAGTGAATGGCCTCTTTGCCAGATGGACTTGCAGAGCCAATTCAAATTTCTTTAAGGTTTGTCTGGGTTTTCCCAGGCTAAAATTAGACAGTGTAAAACAAATCTGAAAATCTTACGTCATCACTTGAATCTGTATCTGCTGAGCAATAAGTGGGCTTGTAATTTTCCTCTGTCTGTGATAGGGGGTAAACCAGCCTCTTACATAcctatagaaaaaaaaacattaccccAAGTGAAAACATTATGGGAAAGATACAGTAAGCTTGTACTACTCAATTCAATATCACATATTTGTCACCCCTGCtctgaaatgtaaatgtttcaTAATCTACATGTCTGGTCACTAGATGAACCAGTATCACTCACATGTTGTTTTCAAATAGCTGGAGATCTTCTGACTGCAGAAGTGTTGTTAATTCCACCATCACTACAGCAAGCTTCTGGCCAGGAAAAGATGGAGTGCTTCCAGGGGAtaagataaataaaacaaaacaattagcAGCCATGCTCAtctcagacatcacacacaggcTCTATTTTAGCAATCTAAAACGCCTGGTCAGAGACGTAAGGTTAAAGGCATTTAgggtgtgtccagtccacattcactaATTTAACAGCGGAATTTTGGCGTAttctctcacacaaactcacGTCACAGACGTACGTCACCGCCcatttggaggtgcaaacactCAGATTTTTGGTtaccatcagttaacttcaaaacaggcattttactttggatagacaatagcaaTGCATCATAGGAGTGATTAACGTCAAAAAATCTAGACTGCAGTAACTCAACATGACACCTCCGATAGgtttagtgttctaaagacGTCAAATAGCCTGTTATCATTACCAAATTGATAGCCAAGGAGCCAGAAGTAAACACGCATGTATGGCTATAAAAACTGTGCCTTCATTTTACAACTAAACAACAACTGAAAATACTTTtataacccttgagccagctccttactatgtgatctcaatggcaatgcagcgtttgcacctccaacagcatggCACACCTGGTTACCTCCCAAAAACTCCCTTAAACGCCCACAAATACCCGTATGTTTGTGGGAATtaattgttcaaaagggttgttGTTATGTTTCTTAAGCAGTcaagggtgtgttttgggcgtaacatcctttaaaccaatgagaaagTGTAAAATCAAACAGTGTGttggtattttgacagtcagtgCATCTGAAGGGATCTGCTTGCACAATTCTACTAATACTTGCTTTACTACAACCTGTGAGTGACTAGCAGAGTGTAGCCACATGCATTTGCactcgcctattatttgaactcataggcaaattGAAACTAACTTCACATGGTCTCATggcaatgacaaaacagttctacactcacttatttactttcactataGACTGACCCCAAGGGGTTACaatcaaaaacatagcctgaaaaaagcaaaacttaccaaatgttcaaatgactgaataaaaattgGCGCCAGGTTGTGCAGAGTGCACGATTAAGCCCATTATCTACGGCCCCTTACCTGCCTATATCCTCTACCTCTGTGGAGGAGCTTCCCAGGACCTCAGTCACTCTGGTCTGAGCTTCCTGTGAGAAGCTACCTGCAGCAGACACACAGCTTAGAACAGGAAGCAAGagagtaaacacaaaacaagctaCCTGCAGCAGACACAGCTTAGAACAGGAAGCATGACAGTTAACTCAAAAtaagtacagtaatttcctgtgtattagcggcattgtgtataagccgcagaacagtgttttatgcaaaaaaaagagaaacaaaaccatattaataccatattaactgcccctatgtattaacctcatagctgaagatattttgcaaaatcaatgtaagTCGCGGCTAATAATTGGTAAATTACGGTAACACATTAACAAGTTGGTACTGTTACTATGACTATTTTAAAAGGCAAACATGAACATGTGTTACTTTTACAGTCTGTTTGATTCTGCTGCCTTGTGGCTGTACAGAACGTAACTTGGTTTTTGAaaagtgctttataaataaagactaatattattattatttcctcATTGTCAATCAATAAAACTTTTAACATCAAACATGAAACAATTCCCATATCAATGTGTATATACTAGCTCTGATTCAGCCGCAACTAAGCACAACAGCACCTGAGTTTTAATAAATCCAAATCCCTCTCTTCATTATGTAAAATGTTGAGTGAAACTGACCGTGGATCAATGTCTGTAAACAAGAGGCCAGAGAAGGAATGGCCAGGGGCATCAGCTCACAGAGGACTGACAGGTGGTCATACCTGTAAAATATGCAGGGCATCGTCAATTCAGTACACACTGACTGCCCTTCTTTAGAGCAAGCTGTTATCAAGCCTTGAGTTATAATAACATTGAAAATGTTGCACATGTAATGACACCTAAATGTATGGTTGTGGCTACTTGGCAGACAAATAAACACTTGTGCTGACACTAAAAATAACTAACAGAGAGCAAAATGGTGTTGAGTCATCCTGAGTATAAtgcaacattattattattattattggcaGTTACCTCAAACTGCTTTGCTGAAATGGCATACCTTTGCCAGCCTGTGAGGGCGATGCCTTGTAGCTGGACACCAGCAGACAGGGCTGACGACACTCCTAGCCACTGCAGGTGGTTGTCCACATGCCTCTGTGTGGAGGGAACACAGGTGTGAACGCTGGTCGAGCCTTTAAAAGAGCTGGCCATCCACTGCTTATGTAGCCCGGCTGAACTGTACTTTTCCATTAAAAGCACTGGAGAAAGAGATTAAGAGGTTTCAGTTTAACATGCAATATTAGTATTAGTAGAGGAAGTAAAAAGTGTTTGCTCCCTTCAGATAAAATGCATTGTCTCACAAAAGTTATTTACCTGTATTT from Alosa sapidissima isolate fAloSap1 chromosome 24, fAloSap1.pri, whole genome shotgun sequence encodes:
- the kctd2 gene encoding BTB/POZ domain-containing protein KCTD2; this encodes MAELHVVEPSGTGILEQSEHREIRGSVRLPSPTLVIPPRSGMSSPGVSSSRAVFGFPMKSSPTSPSDQSEKPGSRWVRLNVGGTYFVTTKQTLCREPKSFLSRLCQDDPDLDSDKDETGAYLIDRDPTYFGPILNYLRHGKLIINKNLAEEGVLEEAEFYNIASLVRLVKERIRDNENRTSQGPVKHVYRVLQCQEEELTQMVSTMSDGWKFEQLISIGSSYNYGNEDQAEFLCVVSRELNNSTNGIVIEPTEKAKILQERGSRM